In a genomic window of Gloeocapsopsis dulcis:
- a CDS encoding DUF2256 domain-containing protein has protein sequence MARTRAKSDLPTKKCLICQRSFTWRKKWADCWDDVKYCSERCRRRRSNVD, from the coding sequence ATGGCTCGTACCCGCGCAAAATCTGACCTACCCACAAAAAAATGTCTGATTTGTCAACGTTCCTTCACTTGGAGGAAAAAATGGGCAGATTGTTGGGATGATGTAAAATATTGCTCTGAACGTTGTCGTCGGCGGCGCTCAAATGTAGATTAA
- a CDS encoding RNA methyltransferase, producing the protein MSEAALAGVRIVLVEPAGALNVGAIARVMKNSGLKQLVLVDPQCDPLSPEAQQMAVHAVDILESAVQVATLPEALVDCTRAIATTARDRDIGITLEHPRDALPWLIEPQNTALIFGPEYRGLSNEELKYAQRFVRIPTSDRYPSLNLAAAVAICSYELFQCVVQPTLKETPDLDTASFDALEGYYQQLEQVLLEIGYLFPHTAASRMQKFRQIFNRAQLTTSEVGMLRGILSQIHWALQQKTEEER; encoded by the coding sequence ATGTCAGAAGCTGCCTTAGCTGGAGTGCGAATAGTTTTAGTAGAGCCAGCAGGGGCTTTGAATGTAGGGGCGATCGCCCGTGTCATGAAGAATTCTGGACTTAAACAACTTGTGTTAGTTGATCCACAGTGCGATCCGTTGTCGCCAGAAGCACAGCAGATGGCAGTTCATGCAGTAGATATATTAGAAAGCGCAGTCCAAGTAGCAACGTTACCAGAAGCTTTAGTAGACTGTACGCGAGCGATCGCCACAACTGCACGCGATCGCGACATAGGAATTACACTAGAACATCCGCGTGATGCACTGCCATGGTTAATTGAGCCACAAAACACTGCACTCATTTTTGGACCAGAATATCGCGGTTTGAGTAATGAAGAATTAAAATACGCGCAACGCTTTGTTCGCATTCCTACTAGCGATCGCTACCCATCACTCAATCTAGCTGCGGCTGTAGCAATTTGTAGTTATGAATTGTTTCAGTGTGTCGTGCAGCCAACACTTAAAGAAACACCCGACTTAGACACAGCTTCCTTCGATGCTTTAGAGGGATACTATCAGCAACTTGAGCAAGTCTTACTTGAGATTGGTTATCTCTTTCCACATACTGCTGCGAGTCGGATGCAAAAATTTCGCCAAATTTTTAATCGCGCGCAGTTAACAACATCTGAGGTAGGAATGCTGCGCGGGATTCTCTCTCAAATACACTGGGCATTGCAGCAGAAAACCGAGGAAGAAAGGTAA